The following are encoded in a window of Acropora muricata isolate sample 2 chromosome 6, ASM3666990v1, whole genome shotgun sequence genomic DNA:
- the LOC136921013 gene encoding uncharacterized protein F54H12.2-like — protein MAAAAHPLSVPGENTSLHIFNVPVTDVSIVSSKWMDYEPVQTGTNPIEFVIKPLADYIDINKTELRMVLKITKRDGTPTGDGKKYTLINNALHSIVKQFTIKINETLVTEQSDTQAYNAYVKTILNFTEQAKKSYLTKALYYKDTAGHMDEVDNTTENNIGLNKRGVFTNNGTEVGLVGVPLCDIFNMDKLLLDGLEIKVKVDLNSDAFVLMGGETPNNCKLQIMSSTLRVRTVRVADSTKLEHLQIMQGQKGRAALPAVYTLTRTPTHAKIIPRGVLNHTETDLFNGLIPQCLIFGMVRNDAYNGNLARNPFNFQLFDVQGVRLTVNGEEMPYSALDLTGGKKIDGYNTLFSGSGEMNCGHGLDIDREDWEQGYGLFRFDLTPAGSGHPDHLIPHRSGNVNLYLKFGTETDTVLNLIVYAEFQNQLEIDRNRRVVYDLSQGS, from the coding sequence ATGGCTGCAGCAGCACACCCTCTCTCTGTTCCTGGTGAGAATACTAGTCTACATATTTTTAATGTACCTGTAACGGATGTATCGATTGTCAGTAGCAAGTGGATGGATTACGAGCCAGTGCAAACGGGAACCAATCCCATTGAGTTTGTCATCAAGCCCCTGGCAGACTACATTGACATCAACAAAACGGAGTTACGAATGGTGCTGAAAATAACCAAGAGAGACGGAACTCCTACAGGCGATGGCAAGAAGTACACTCTGATCAACAACGCCCTTCACTCTATCGTTAAACAGTTTACTATCAAGATTAACGAGACACTCGTGACAGAACAATCAGACACTCAAGCTTACAATGCCTACGTCAAAACCATACTAAATTTTACAGAGCAGGCCAAAAAATCCTACTTAACAAAAGCGCTGTACTACAAAGACACAGCTGGACATATGGATGAAGTGGATAATACTACCGAAAATAATATCGGTCTGAACAAAAGGGGTGtattcacaaacaatggaaCTGAAGTGGGACTAGTTGGGGTACCCCTATGCGACATCTTCAACATGGACAAGTTATTGTTAGATGGTCTAGAGATCAAGGTAAAAGTGGACCTGAACAGTGATGCTTTCGTTCTCATGGGAGGTGAGACACCAAACAATTGCAAGTTACAAATCATGTCAAGCACTCTCCGTGTACGTACCGTCCGTGTAGCAGACAGCACGAAGTTggaacatttgcaaataatGCAGGGTCAAAAAGGTCGCGCTGCCCTCCCAGCAGTTTACACTTTGACCAGAACCCCAACACATGCAAAGATCATTCCACGAGGGGTATTAAACCACACGGAGACAGATCTTTTCAATGGTCTTATTCCTCAATGCCTTATTTTCGGGATGGTGCGAAACGATGCGTACAACGGAAACCTGGCACGAAAtcctttcaattttcaactgtttgacGTACAAGGAGTTCGTCTAACTGTGAATGGAGAAGAAATGCCGTACTCGGCTCTAGACCTGACAGGCGGCAAAAAGATCGATGGATATAACACCTTATTTTCTGGCAGCGGAGAAATGAACTGTGGGCATGGCCTGGACATTGACAGAGAAGATTGGGAACAGGGATACGGTTTGTTCCGTTTCGACTTGACGCCAGCCGGAAGCGGTCATCCTGATCATCTGATACCCCATCGCTCGGGAAATGTCAATCTGTACCTTAAATTTGGTACTGAAACAGACACAGTTCTCAATTTAATCGTGTACGCGGAATTCCAGAATCAGTTGGAGATTGATCGCAACAGACGCGTGGTCTACGATTTGTCACAAGGCTCTTAA